A DNA window from Ornithodoros turicata isolate Travis chromosome 10, ASM3712646v1, whole genome shotgun sequence contains the following coding sequences:
- the LOC135371084 gene encoding uncharacterized protein LOC135371084 isoform X1, with protein sequence MAKMWEFDAFIDEGDKDFASYVERFGHYCKVANVQDEELKKSAFITATGKKVYKTLKDLLLPSKPEEKSFKDLVKVLSEHYGPTSQVIAERFKFNRRYQGEGESVAVFAVALKHMAAKCEFGQFLDDALRDRFVAGLRNPAIQTGLLKKKELTFETACEFAKSVELAERESRGFRPVAGTDAEVHAIKKTSRKPASGSETRTAKNKCYRCGEEHDANSCRYRKTRCYHCKRTGHLSRVCRSRQTTADAVHSVGDEQPDSELLLYSVYHVGTTKRPYEVEVRLEGMTVKMQVDTGAAVSLLSESLFKLLKQPPSLAQCALKLKTYGGTPLEVIGQGQVAVEYNGQRKVLQIIVVPGDKPALLGRDWIESLGVDLNSIHEVHTGLAPDSLVRRTNAVQHTRTPPYHPASNGAAERLVQTVKRSLLRQFRDEESTGVTRTIRHRLDQFLFVYRNTPCPTTGKTPAELFLSWKPRTRLSILHPELAKRMGRGITQGQSRPNGTSWREFEAGDSVRVRGTRPGDPRWLEGTVVRRVSLSTYIVRVQSQERFVHVDDITSHAFAIPAPRTIRIPEETSTQQPPDPALAVQPQVEDETGTPLATPVSTEDEVATENNAPVPQLRRSSRTRKQPERYGFETK encoded by the exons GTGCAAGACGAAGAACTTAAGAAGTCAGCCTTCATCACTGCCACAGGGAAGAAAGTGTACAAGACGCTCAAAGATTTGCTTCTACCGTCAAAGCCGGAAGAGAAGTCATTCAAAGATTTGGTGAAGGTACTGAGCGAACACTACGGGCCTACAAGCCAAGTCATTGCGGAGCGCTTCAAATTTAACCGGCGCTACCAAGGGGAAGGGGAGTCCGTCGCAGTTTTTGCAGTCGCGCTGAAGCACATGGCTGCGAAATGCGAGTTCGGCCAGTTTCTCGACGACGCCTTGCGGGACCGGTTCGTCGCGGGACTGCGGAACCCAGCCATCCAGACAGGATTGCTCAAGAAAAAGGAGCTGACGTTCGAGACGGCGTGCGAGTTCGCCAAGAGCGTCGAATTGGCCGAGCGAGAGTCTAGGGGCTTCCGACCAGTTGCTGGAACAGACGCCGAAGTCCATGCGATCAAAAAGACAAGCAGGAAGCCTGCTTCGGGGAGTGAAACGAGAACAGCCAAGAACAAATGTTATCGGTGCGGCGAAGAACATGACGCAAATTCGTGTCGCTATCGAAAGACAAGATGTTATCACTGCAAGCGCACGGGGCATCTGTCTCGCGTGTGCAGATCTAGGCAGACAACGGCCGACGCGGTTCATAGCGTGGGCGACGAACAGCCTGATAGTGAGCTGTTGTTATACAGCGTGTATCACGTCGGGACAACGAAGCGACCGTATGAAGTGGAAGTGCGGCTTGAAGGTATGACTGTGAAAATGCAAGTTGATACAGGCGCAGCTGTTTCGCTCCTGTCAGAAAGCCTGTTCAAGCTGCTAAAACAACCGCCGTCGCTTGCGCAGTGCGCACTGAAGCTCAAAACGTACGGCGGAACGCCGCTTGAAGTCATAGGCCAGGGCCAAGTCGCTGTGGAATATAACGGACAACGGAAGGTTCTGCAAATCATCGTGGTACCCGGAGACAAGCCAGCGTTGCTTGGGCGCGACTGGATTGAGAGCCTCGGGGTCGACTTGAACAGCATTCACGAGGTCCACACCGGGCTAGCTCCGGACAGCCTCGTTAGAAG AACGAACGCTGTGCAGCATACGAGGACACCGCCGTACCACCCAGCCTCAAATGGAGCAGCGGAAAGACTTGTCCAGACAGTCAAACGAAGTCTCCTACGCCAATTTCGGGATGAGGAGAGCACAGGAGTGACTCGGACGATTCGACATCGACTGGATCAGTTTCTCTTCGTATACCGTAACACACCGTGTCCAACAACTGGTAAGACGCCAGCCGAACTTTTTCTGTCCTGGAAGCCACGCACGAGGCTGAGCATCTTGCACCCCGAATTAGCAAAGCGGATGGGAAGAGGTATTACTCAAGGGCAAAGCCGCCCAAACGGAACTTCATGGAGGGAGTTCGAAGCGGGCGATAGCGTTCGAGTAAGAGGGACCAGACCGGGTGATCCAAGATGGTTAGAAGGCACTGTCGTGCGGCGCGTCAGCTTGTCTACATACATAGTCAGGGTTCAAAGCCAAGAGAGGTTTGTCCATGTGGACGACATTACTTCACACGCATTTGCTATTCCTGCGCCCAGAACGATCCGGATTCCAGAGGAGACCAGTACACAGCAACCGCCTGACCCGGCTTTGGCAGTCCAGCCTCAAGTAGAAGACGAAACAGGGACCCCATTGGCAACGCCTGTGTCTACTGAAGATGAAGT
- the LOC135371084 gene encoding uncharacterized protein K02A2.6-like isoform X3, translated as MSGPSGGSSAAVHGARRKTGLLGQTKPIPQMAAARMQRWMLMLLAYRYKWVYRKGEQVANADALSRLPLRNEADKSDYVHFFSAVQAAPLSADKIREETQRDAVLSKVLFFVLNGWPAKSSDDNMAPFFVRKDELSVDCGCVTWGNRVVIPKALQAEVLQLLHEGHPGVTRMKMLSRSHVWWPKLTTCIEEAVKGCSTCQLTQNAAPKIQGLSWGWPTRRWQRVHLDFAYYKNEWFLVLVDAYSKWVDVQYMKSTTAANTVETLRTVFAAFGLPEKIVTDNGPQFVSDEFSNFLRTNAVQHTRTPPYHPASNGAAERLVQTVKRSLLRQFRDEESTGVTRTIRHRLDQFLFVYRNTPCPTTGKTPAELFLSWKPRTRLSILHPELAKRMGRGITQGQSRPNGTSWREFEAGDSVRVRGTRPGDPRWLEGTVVRRVSLSTYIVRVQSQERFVHVDDITSHAFAIPAPRTIRIPEETSTQQPPDPALAVQPQVEDETGTPLATPVSTEDEVATENNAPVPQLRRSSRTRKQPERYGFETK; from the exons ATGTCGGGTCCGAGTGGAGGCAGTTCTGCAGCGGTTCATGGAGCACGGCGTAAAA CAGGGCTTCTTGGTCAAACAAAACCAATTCCTCAAATGGCTGCTGCGAGAATGCAACGATGGATGCTAATGCTGCTTGCTTATCGTTACAAGTGGGTCTACAGAAAAGGAGAGCAAGTGGCAAACGCTGACGCGTTATCAAGATTACCCCTTCGAAATGAAGCAGACAAAAGTGACTATGTGCATTTCTTTTCGGCAGTGCAAGCAGCACCGTTATCAGCAGACAAGATACGGGAAGAAACGCAAAGGGATGCGGTCTTGTCAAAGgtactcttttttgttttgaatGGTTGGCCTGCGAAATCGTCGGACGACAACATGGCACCATTTTTTGTGCGGAAAGATGAACTGTCGGTAGACTGCGGTTGCGTCACGTGGGGAAACAGAGTTGTCATCCCAAAAGCACTACAAGCGGAAGTATTGCAACTTTTGCACGAAGGACACCCAGGCGTGACGCGCATGAAAATGTTATCGAGAAGCCACGTTTGGTGGCCTAAGTTAACCACGTGCATTGAGGAAGCCGTAAAAGGCTGTTCAACCTGTCAGCTTACTCAGAACGCAGCACCTAAAATACAGGGTTTATCGTGGGGTTGGCCAACCAGACGTTGGCAGAGGGTTCATTTGGACTTTGCATACTACAAGAACGAATGGTTTTTGGTTCTTGTTGACGCCTACTCCAAATGGGTGGACGTCCAATACATGAAGTCAACCACAGCGGCAAACACTGTGGAAACACTACGCACGGTTTTTGCAGCTTTCGGACTTCCGGAGAAAATTGTGACGGACAATGGTCCTCAATTTGTGTctgacgaattttcaaatttCCTCAGAACGAACGCTGTGCAGCATACGAGGACACCGCCGTACCACCCAGCCTCAAATGGAGCAGCGGAAAGACTTGTCCAGACAGTCAAACGAAGTCTCCTACGCCAATTTCGGGATGAGGAGAGCACAGGAGTGACTCGGACGATTCGACATCGACTGGATCAGTTTCTCTTCGTATACCGTAACACACCGTGTCCAACAACTGGTAAGACGCCAGCCGAACTTTTTCTGTCCTGGAAGCCACGCACGAGGCTGAGCATCTTGCACCCCGAATTAGCAAAGCGGATGGGAAGAGGTATTACTCAAGGGCAAAGCCGCCCAAACGGAACTTCATGGAGGGAGTTCGAAGCGGGCGATAGCGTTCGAGTAAGAGGGACCAGACCGGGTGATCCAAGATGGTTAGAAGGCACTGTCGTGCGGCGCGTCAGCTTGTCTACATACATAGTCAGGGTTCAAAGCCAAGAGAGGTTTGTCCATGTGGACGACATTACTTCACACGCATTTGCTATTCCTGCGCCCAGAACGATCCGGATTCCAGAGGAGACCAGTACACAGCAACCGCCTGACCCGGCTTTGGCAGTCCAGCCTCAAGTAGAAGACGAAACAGGGACCCCATTGGCAACGCCTGTGTCTACTGAAGATGAAGT
- the LOC135371084 gene encoding uncharacterized protein K02A2.6-like isoform X4 produces MLTFYSKFMPNMSSKLKPLYELLQKDKKWKWSAQAELAFEESKKLLTQDSVLTFYDPRKPLGLVCDASPYGVGAVLFHVINGEEKPIAYASRTLSKAESGYAHIEKEALAVVFGVKRLHKFLYGREFTIYSDHLPLAGLLGQTKPIPQMAAARMQRWMLMLLAYRYKWVYRKGEQVANADALSRLPLRNEADKSDYVHFFSAVQAAPLSADKIREETQRDAVLSKVLFFVLNGWPAKSSDDNMAPFFVRKDELSVDCGCVTWGNRVVIPKALQAEVLQLLHEGHPGVTRMKMLSRSHVWWPKLTTCIEEAVKGCSTCQLTQNAAPKIQGLSWGWPTRRWQRVHLDFAYYKNEWFLVLVDAYSKWVDVQYMKSTTAANTVETLRTVFAAFGLPEKIVTDNGPQFVSDEFSNFLRTNAVQHTRTPPYHPASNGAAERLVQTVKRSLLRQFRDEESTGVTRTIRHRLDQFLFVYRNTPCPTTERSGFQRRPVHSNRLTRLWQSSLK; encoded by the exons ATGTTAACTTTTTATTCAAAGTTCATGCCAAACATGTCCTCCAAGTTGAAGCCCTTGTATGAGTTGCTCCAGAAAGATAAAAAATGGAAATGGTCTGCGCAAGCAGAATTGGCATTCGAAGAAAGCAAGAAATTGCTTACACAGGACAGTGTGCTAACTTTCTACGACCCAAGGAAGCCACTAGGACTAGTGTGCGATGCGTCCCCTTATGGGGTAGGAGCAGTTTTATTTCATGTCATCAACGGCGAAGAAAAGCCAATTGCGTATGCGTCACGCACGCTGAGTAAAGCCGAAAGCGGCTACGCCCACATCGAAAAAGAAGCGCTAGCTGTTGTGTTCGGAGTAAAACGGCTCCACAAGTTTTTGTATGGGCGAGAGTTTACAATTTATTCCGATCATCTTCCCCTAGCAGGGCTTCTTGGTCAAACAAAACCAATTCCTCAAATGGCTGCTGCGAGAATGCAACGATGGATGCTAATGCTGCTTGCTTATCGTTACAAGTGGGTCTACAGAAAAGGAGAGCAAGTGGCAAACGCTGACGCGTTATCAAGATTACCCCTTCGAAATGAAGCAGACAAAAGTGACTATGTGCATTTCTTTTCGGCAGTGCAAGCAGCACCGTTATCAGCAGACAAGATACGGGAAGAAACGCAAAGGGATGCGGTCTTGTCAAAGgtactcttttttgttttgaatGGTTGGCCTGCGAAATCGTCGGACGACAACATGGCACCATTTTTTGTGCGGAAAGATGAACTGTCGGTAGACTGCGGTTGCGTCACGTGGGGAAACAGAGTTGTCATCCCAAAAGCACTACAAGCGGAAGTATTGCAACTTTTGCACGAAGGACACCCAGGCGTGACGCGCATGAAAATGTTATCGAGAAGCCACGTTTGGTGGCCTAAGTTAACCACGTGCATTGAGGAAGCCGTAAAAGGCTGTTCAACCTGTCAGCTTACTCAGAACGCAGCACCTAAAATACAGGGTTTATCGTGGGGTTGGCCAACCAGACGTTGGCAGAGGGTTCATTTGGACTTTGCATACTACAAGAACGAATGGTTTTTGGTTCTTGTTGACGCCTACTCCAAATGGGTGGACGTCCAATACATGAAGTCAACCACAGCGGCAAACACTGTGGAAACACTACGCACGGTTTTTGCAGCTTTCGGACTTCCGGAGAAAATTGTGACGGACAATGGTCCTCAATTTGTGTctgacgaattttcaaatttCCTCAGAACGAACGCTGTGCAGCATACGAGGACACCGCCGTACCACCCAGCCTCAAATGGAGCAGCGGAAAGACTTGTCCAGACAGTCAAACGAAGTCTCCTACGCCAATTTCGGGATGAGGAGAGCACAGGAGTGACTCGGACGATTCGACATCGACTGGATCAGTTTCTCTTCGTATACCGTAACACACCGTGTCCAACAACTG AACGATCCGGATTCCAGAGGAGACCAGTACACAGCAACCGCCTGACCCGGCTTTGGCAGTCCAGCCTCAAGTAG